GACTTTTATAGTCTCATTTTTTATTGAAGTTAAATAATCTGCTATTATAATAATTTACTTCAAACTAGAGCAAAAAAAAAGAGTCTTATTCATAAAGAATAAGACTCTTTTAAAGGTTGGCGTCGACCTACTCTCCCACCTTTCGGCAGTACCATCGGCGCTAACAAGCTTAACTTCTCTGTTCGGAATGGGAAGAGGTGGAACCTTGTCGCTATAAACACCTAAAATCATTGTATCCATTTTCCTTGATCTTACATCAAGTGGATAACTAATATCATAACATATCGAAAAAAAATAAAGAAAAAGTACCTTTGTTAGATTCAGCCATTGACCTTATCACTCAGAAGTCTTAGGGTAATTAGTATTGCTCGGCTTTGATGTCACCACCTTTACACCTGCAACCTATCAACGTTGTAGTCTCCAACGACCCTTAAAGGAAATCTCATCTTGAGGTAGGCTTCGTGCTTAGATGCTTTCAGCACTTATCCCTGCCCAACGTAGCTACTCTGCTATGCAGCTGGCGCCACAACAGATACACTAGAGGTTAGTCCAACCCGGTCCTCTCGTACTAGAGTCAGATCCTCGCAAATTTCCAACGCCCACAACAGATAGGGACCGAACTGTCTCACGACGTTCTGAACCCAGCTCGCGTGCCACTTTAATGGGCGAACAGCCCAACCCTTGGGACCTTCTCCAGCCCCAGGATGTGACGAGCCGACATCGAGGTGCCAAACCGCTCCGTCGATATGAGCTCTTGGGAGCGATCAGCCTGTTATCCCCGGAGTACCTTTTATCCTTTGAGCGATGGCCCTTCCATACGGAACCACCGGATCACTATGCTCTACTTTCGTACCTGCTCGACTTGTATGTCTCACAGTCAAGCACCCTTGTGCCATTGCACTCTTCACACGATTACCAAACGTATTGAGGGTACCTTTAGAAGCCTCCGTTACTCTTTTGGAGGCGACCACCCCAGTCAAACTACCCACCATACACTGTCCGTCGTTAGACGTTAGACTCCAAGTAAGCAAAGGGACGTATTTCAAGGGCGACTCCACGATACCTGGCGATACCGCTTCGTTGTCTCCGTCCTATCCTACACATCACTTACCCAAAATCAATGTAAAGCTGCAGTAAAGGTTCACGGGGTCTTTCCGTCCCGTTGCGGGTAATCGGCATCTTCACCGATACTACAATTTCACCGAGCTCATGGCTGAGACAGTGCCCAGATCGTTACACCATTCGTGCAGGTCGGAACTTACCCGACAAGGAATTTCGCTACCTTAGGACCGTTATAGTTACGGCCGCCGTTTACCGGGGCTTCATTTCAATGCTTCGCCGAAGCTAACATCTCCACTTAACCTTCCGGCACCGGGCAGGTGTCAGGCCTTATACTTCATCTTTCGATTTTGCAAAGCCATGTGTTTTTGGTAAACAGTCGCCTGGGCCTTTTCACTGCGGCTCACATTGCTGTGAGCGTCCTTTCTCCCGAAGTTACAGGACGATTTTGCCGAGTTCCTTAGCCATGAATCACTCGAGCGCCTTAGTATGCTCTACTTGACTACCTGTGTCGGTTTGTGGTACGGGCCACTATAACCTGATGCTTAGAGGTTTTTCTTGGAAGTAAAATTACACGCACTATCAGCGCTGCCGTAGCATTGCTGTACTATCAGATTTCAGCTCTAAATGCGGATTTTCCTACATCTATCATAGCATACGTCCTTCAACGAACTATTCCGTCAGTTCGCGGCGTTATCATCTCTTCGTCACCCCATCGCAGTTATAGCGGGTACCGGAATATTAACCGGTTGTCCATCGAGTTCGCCCTTCGGCTACCCCTTAGGTCCCGACTTACCCTGATCCGATTAGCGTTGATCAGGAAACCTTAGTCTATTGGCGGCGGAGTTTCTCACTCCGCTTATCGTTACTTATGCCTACATTTGCTTTTCTAGAAGCTCCACAATGCATTACCACACTGCTTCTGCGCCGCTAGAATGCTCCCCTACCAGTTAGAATAATTTCTAAATCCATAGCTTCGGTAGTATGTTTTATGCCCGATTATCATCCATGCAAGATCGCTCGACTAGTGAGCTGTTACGCACTCTTTAAATGAATGGCTGCTTCCAAGCCAACATCCTAGCTGTCAATGCAATCTCACCTCGTTTGTTCAACTTAACATACATTTGGGGACCTTAGCTGATGGTCTGGGTTCTTTCCCTCTCGTCCATGGACCTTAGCACCCATGGGCTCACTGCCAGATATAAGTTATAGCATTCGGAGTTTGTCTGGATTTGATAGGCGGTGAAGCCCTCGCATCCAATCAGTAGCTCTACCTCTATAACTCTCGACTCTGACGCTGCACCTAAATGCATTTCGGGGAGTACGAGCTATTTCTCAGTTTGATTGGCCTTTCACCCCTACCCACAGTTCATCCCAAGACTTTTCAACGTCAACGGGTTGGGCCCTCCACTCTGGTTTAACAGAGCTTCAGCCTGACCATGGGTAGATCACCAAGTTTCGCGTCTACCCCCACTAACTTTACGCCCTATTAAGACTCGCTTTCGCTTCGACTACGCACCTGAAGTGCTTAATCTCGCTAGTGAGGAGTAACTCGTAGGCTCATTATGCAAAAGGCACGCCGTCACACCCTAAAGTGCTCCGACCGCTTGTAGGCGTACGGTTTCAGGTACTCTTTCACTCCTCTGTTCGAGGTGCTTTTCACCTTTCCCTCACGGTACTTGTTCACTATCGGTCTCTCAGGAGTATTTAGCCTTACCAGATGGTCCTGGCTGATTCACACAGAATTTCTCGTGTTCCGCGCTACTCAGGATACTGCTAGAATTGCTTCGCTTACGTGTACGAGACTTTCACTCTCTACGGTTTGTCTTTCCAAACAATTCCACTTCACTTGCTTCTTCATATCGCAGTCCTACAACCCCTACATTGCCGAAACAATATAGGTTTGGGCTGATCCCCGTTCGATCGCCACTACTAGGGGAATCACTTTTGTTTTCTTCTCCTCCGGGTACTTAGATGTTTCAGTTCTCCGGGTTTGCCTTCTTTCGAATACTCATTGCTGAGTGGGTTGCCCCATTCGGAAATCTACGGTTCAAAGGTTATTTGCACCTATCCATAGCTTATCGCAGCTTATCACGTCCTTCATCGCCTCTGAGAGCCTAGGCATCCGCCATACGCCCTTAATTACTTCTTATTGTGTTAACAAAATATCAATCTTGTTGCCAAAATCAATCGTTGTTTCTTTACTTTGGTTACTTCTACTTTAATTTTTTTTCCAATATGTCAAAGAACTTTACAAATACATCATAGTATCTTATTGTGGAGAATATCGGAGTCGAACCGATGACCTCCTGCGTGCAAGGCAGGCGCTCTAGCCAACTGAGCTAATCCCCCATATTACGTTTCACTTCAATTATTAATTAAAAATTAATAATTAATAATTATGATGTAGTCCTGCGCAGATTTGAACTGCGGACCCCTACATTATCAGTGTAGTGCTCTAACCAACTGAGCTACAGGACTGTAATTACCTATACGCTTAGCGGTGTAAACACCCTAACGCTATGGGTTATGGTATGATTTATTTGTTGAAAACGAATAAAAAAGCTAGGAAATAGTCAAACAATTCCTCACCTAATTCACTAAACATTTGTCGATACTCCACACTCCAGAAAGGAGGTGTTCCAGCCACACCTTCCGGTACGGCTACCTTGTTACGACTTAGCCCCAGTTACCAATTTTACCCTAGGTCGATCCTTGCGGTTACGAACTTCAGGTCCCCTCGGCTTCCATGGCTTGACGGGCGGTGTGTACAAGGCCCGGGAACGTATTCACCGCATCGTTGCTGATATGCGATTACTAGCGAATCCAACTTCACGGAGTCGAGTTGCAGACTCCGATCCGAACTGAGACCGACTTTAGAGATTAGCATCCAGTCACCTGGTAGCTGCCCTTTGTATCGGCCATTGTAACACGTGTGTAGCCCTGGACGTAAGGGCCGTGCTGATTTGACGTCATCCCCACCTTCCTCTCACCTTACGGTGGCAGTCTCGCTAGAGTCCTCAGCATTACCTGTTAGCAACTAACGATAGGGGTTGCGCTCGTTATGGGACTTAACCCGACACCTCACGGCACGAGCTGACGACAACCATGCAGCACCTTGTAGTTTGCTCCGAAGAGAAAGCCTATTTCTAAGCCGTTCAAACTGCATTTAAGTCCAGGTAAGGTTCCTCGCGTATCATCGAATTAAACCACATGTTCCTCCGCTTGTGCGGGCCCCCGTCAATTCCTTTGAGTTTCATTGTTGCCAACGTACTCCCCAGGTGGATTACTTAATGCTTTCGCTCAGTCACGCACTGTGTATCGTGCACAACGAGTAATCATCGTTTACGGCGTGGACTACCAGGGTATCTAATCCTGTTCGCTCCCCACGCTTTCGTCCATCAGCGTCAATGTTAGCTTAGTGAGCTGCCTTCGCAATCGGTGTTCTACGTTATATCTATGCATTTCACCGCTACATAACGTATTCCGCCCACCTCAACTAAATTCAAGACAACCAGTATCAATGGCAGTTTCAGAGTTGAGCTCTGAGATTTCACCACTGACTTAATCGCCCGCCTACGGACCCTTTAAACCCAATAAATCCGGATAACGCTCGAATCCTCCGTATTACCGCGGCTGCTGGCACGGAGTTAGCCGATCCTTATTCATACAGTACCTTCAAACAAATACACGTATCTGCAATTATTCCTGTAAAAAAGCAGTTTACAACCCATAGGGCCGTCATCCTGCACGCGACATGGCTGGTTCAGGCTTTCGCCCATTGACCAATATTCCTCACTGCTGCCTCCCGTAGGAGTCTGGTCCGTGTCTCAGTACCAGTGTGGGGGACTATCCTCTCAGACCCCCTAAGCATCATCGTCTTGGTAAGCCGTTACCTTACCAACTAACTAATGCTACGCATGCCCATCTTGTACCTCCGTAGATTTAATAATTAATTCATGCGAATAAATCATATTATGCGGTATTAATCCGGATTTCTCCGGGCTATCCCCCTGTACAAGGTAGGTTGCATACGCGTTACTCACCCGTGCGCCGGTCGTCATCTACTGCAAGCAGTAATGTTACCCCTCGACTTGCATGTGTTAGGCCTGTCGCTAGCGTTCATCCTGAGCCAGGATCAAACTCTTCGTTGTATAAAAGTTTTTATTTAATTCTGCTCGTTGGATGTATCAAAGTTTTCGTAAATTTTATTGACAAGGTTTTATTCTTGTATTTTACCTAACTTTTTTCGTTTTCAGTATTTTCAAAGAACGCTTTCGTTCTGTTTTTTTCCTTTCATTATCACTCAAAAACCTGAGCGGAAAAGCGAGCGCAAAGATAACAGGTTTTTATTTCTAAATCCAAATAAAAATTGAAATATTTTTTAAAAAATTTCGAAGACCAAAACCTCAAATCTTACAACCCCAGAATGTCTTTTTTTTTCAACTAACCCCCTTGGATTAGCGGCTGCAAAGATAAACACTTTTTATTTTATCCCGCAAATGTTTTTTGAACTTTTTTTGAACTCAAAATCTTATTAAAGCCTTATAAATACTAGCACTCCATAAGATTTCTTCGCTCCAAAAGCGGCTGCAAAGATAAAGAATTTATTTCCTAATCTCCAAATCCTAATTCAAAAAAAAAAAAAAAGAAATAAAAATTGGATGTTTAGTAGGTGTAAACAATCAAATAAAAAAAAAGATTCCTACGTCCACCCTACCACTGCCTATAAAATACTACTAAACAACCATTTTATAAATCCACTCTCCGTTGAAAGTGGCTGCAAATATAACAGTTGAAATAGCAACTTTCCAAATATTTTATTGGAATTTTTTATAATAAAATCACAATCCCTTGATTTATAACGACAAAAAAAAATCACAATCGGATTGTAATTTTAATTCATACTATATTTTCAACTCTCAAAAAATCAATTTCCACTTAAAAGAAGCTTTTTTAAGCTATCAATTTGCTTCTTACTTCCCAATACGAAAAGATGATAATTATCTTTAATGACTAATTCGGGAGCAGGATTATAAACATAAGCTCCTTCATCATTTTTTAAACCTATAATATTTGCACCTGATCTATTCCTTACACTTAATTCTTTTATTGATTTTTCTATAAAGCAACCTGCTAATCCATGACAACTAACCTCTTCTAGTTTTACACCTTCTGAAGATTGTAATAATATATTATCTAGGAACTCGATAACATCAGGCTGAGCCACAAGCTTTGCCATTTGCTGTCCACCAAGGCGATCAGGCATTATCACATTATCTGCGCCAGCTCTTTTTAGCTTGTGATCGGATTGACTATTTGAAGATCTGGAAATAATTCTTAATTCTGGATTCATTTCCCGCGCAGTTAGCACAACATAAACATTTTCAGCATCGTTGGGAATGGCTGTAATTAAGGCCGAAGCTTTAGAAATATTTGCCATATCCAAAACTTCTTCCTGCGTAGCATCACCTTGGATAAAATACAAATCGGGAAACATTCGAACCCGATCGATAGCTGTTTCTTTTGAATCGACGACAACAACTTTCTCGCCATGCTCTATTAATTCAAGACTTGCTTGTTTTCCATTACGGCCAAAACCACATACTATCACGTGACCATTTAATTTATCTATTTTTTTCACAATTCTATAATCTTTTAAGTTTCGACGAAAAACACCATCTAAAATAAAACGCGTTATAGCCGATGCCATATAACCAAAAATTCCAAAACTTATAAAAATAAGAAAAATGGTGAACAGTTTTCCAGCATCGGATAGAGCATGCACCTCTTTAAAGCCTACAGTAGAAATAGTAATAACAGTCATATATAGCGCATCGATCCAATTGTATGCTTCATTTAGATACATGTAGCCTACAGTACCAGTAAGAACTGCAAGAGCCATAAAAGATAGTGCAATACTAACAGTGCGAATATTTTCTTCCCAAATCTTCTGTTTATTCATAAAAAACGATCAATAATAATCTAAGATAATCAATATCCATAGACATCCTAAGAGATATAATAATTTTTAGATTTTATTAGTATTTACATTCCCTGCTCGAATTATTCTATTTCCGAATTCACATTGCAAACATCTAAATTTATCGCAATAATTTGATTTTAGTTGCAGTAATGATTGAGAATAAAATGCAGATTTTACTTCTACCCCACAATCTTTCCATTTATTTATAACCGAATTATTTTCTGCAGGCATCTGATCAAGGAGTTCAAGAGCTTTATCTTTAATTTTAGGCATACCATTATTTTGTCCATACACAAACATTAGAGGAACAACTGAATTTATAATTATTCCATCGATCGCAGAGGAACCTAATTTTTTATGCCGCGATACAGATTCTTTACCAAACTGATAATGATTACGCCAATAAGGAGACGTTTCGACATTAAAAATTTCTTTTATTTTAGCATAACTTGCCGCATTAATTATTTGCGCACACAAAGCGTTTGTTTTAAATATTAAAGATGCCAATTGCGCAATTCGAATAGTTGGAAAATTAGCTGGCCTTAAACGCAACCACTTCCATCGGCTTTCGGGCATAGGAGATAAATTATATTTAGCAGCTAAAAATTTATACTCTCTGCACAAATCCTTAAAGTACAAATCTTCACATTCTAAATTAAGCATTCCTGCCTGACCAAACAACAAAGCTTCTATTTGTAAAAGTGAATTTTTCTGTCGCGATAAAATATTAATTGATACAGATTGTGCCAATTGCTGAAACGGATCTGAATTAACTTTCATTCCAAAATAACGCGCCAAAAGTTGATAAAAAGTTTCTTCCCAGGAAAATGAATTTTGTTTTAAGATCTCTTGAATTTCTTTTGATTTTCTTTCTAAGCGTTCCACCATCATTCTTTGAAGCCAATTTCGAACAAAAAAGCGATCGACCGAATTGATATCATCAAAACAAGGAATCCATTTTTGGGAATTCATTAAAGCATTATAGTTAGCTAACAAAGCAGGATTAAAGTCTAACTTTAAACTTGGCAACAAACGATCATTATTAAGTATTACATTGCCATTATCTTCATAAATTACATGAAGAATTACGTTCTCATAGGCTTCATCTTCGTGATGTTTATGAGTATACCAATAAGATGATTTTATGTGAATTTCAACATTTCCAGCCCAAAGAATATCATTAATTTTAATTCTGGCATCGAAAAAATCGGGACCTGCATCAAAATTTTGCCTACCAACATCCAATATTTCTATCACATCACCTTGAGTAGAAAAAATATTCTCATCTTTAAACAAACGAGATTTCCATATAAATTGCAAAAAATCCTCGGTCATACAATAGATATTTTATCATCATCCCGAATTTAACAATTTACTAATCAATAGACAATAAAAAAGTGGCTAATCAATGACAGCCACTCTTAATTGTTATTATTGCAATAATTAAATTACAGATTTTTCTTTTAAAAGATCTTCCATTTCTAATTGAAGTTCTTTAGATTTTTCCCCTGCTGTTTTTGCAAAATTTTCTGAAGTATCGGCAAAAATAATTCCTCGGGAAGAATTCACAAGCAAACCACAAGCTTCGTTCATTCCATATTTTGCAACTTCCTGTAAACTTCCACCCTGAGCACCAACTCCTGGTACCAACAAGAAATGTTTTGGAGCAATTTTTCGAATATCGCCTAACATTTCGGCCTTGGTAGCACCAACAACATACATCATATTATCCTTAGTTCCCCATTCCTGAGATTTTTCCAGCACTTTCTCAAACATTTTCTGTTCTCCTTCCTGAAAAAACTGAAAATCGAAGGCCCCCTTGTTTGATGTAAGAGCAAGTAAGATTACCCATTTGTTTTTATACTCAAGAAATGGGCTTACTGAATCCTCTCCCATATATGGTGCTACAGTTATTGAATCGAAAGGCATATTTTCTAAAAATGCACTGGCATACATTTTAGAGGTATTTCCAATATCTCCTCGCTTAGCATCAGCAATTAAAAATATATCTGGGTATGTTTCTTTGATATAGTTTACAGTTTTCTCGAGACTTAACCATCCTGCTGCTCCTCTGCATTCATAAAATGCAACATTAGGCTTATAGGCTACAGTATACTCTGCTGTAGCAT
This genomic interval from uncultured Marinifilum sp. contains the following:
- a CDS encoding potassium channel protein, yielding MNKQKIWEENIRTVSIALSFMALAVLTGTVGYMYLNEAYNWIDALYMTVITISTVGFKEVHALSDAGKLFTIFLIFISFGIFGYMASAITRFILDGVFRRNLKDYRIVKKIDKLNGHVIVCGFGRNGKQASLELIEHGEKVVVVDSKETAIDRVRMFPDLYFIQGDATQEEVLDMANISKASALITAIPNDAENVYVVLTAREMNPELRIISRSSNSQSDHKLKRAGADNVIMPDRLGGQQMAKLVAQPDVIEFLDNILLQSSEGVKLEEVSCHGLAGCFIEKSIKELSVRNRSGANIIGLKNDEGAYVYNPAPELVIKDNYHLFVLGSKKQIDSLKKLLLSGN
- a CDS encoding DUF2851 family protein — encoded protein: MTEDFLQFIWKSRLFKDENIFSTQGDVIEILDVGRQNFDAGPDFFDARIKINDILWAGNVEIHIKSSYWYTHKHHEDEAYENVILHVIYEDNGNVILNNDRLLPSLKLDFNPALLANYNALMNSQKWIPCFDDINSVDRFFVRNWLQRMMVERLERKSKEIQEILKQNSFSWEETFYQLLARYFGMKVNSDPFQQLAQSVSINILSRQKNSLLQIEALLFGQAGMLNLECEDLYFKDLCREYKFLAAKYNLSPMPESRWKWLRLRPANFPTIRIAQLASLIFKTNALCAQIINAASYAKIKEIFNVETSPYWRNHYQFGKESVSRHKKLGSSAIDGIIINSVVPLMFVYGQNNGMPKIKDKALELLDQMPAENNSVINKWKDCGVEVKSAFYSQSLLQLKSNYCDKFRCLQCEFGNRIIRAGNVNTNKI
- the pyrF gene encoding orotidine-5'-phosphate decarboxylase is translated as MNYQALFEQIRKKKSFLCVGLDSDVKKIPSHLMNFEDPVFEFNKAIVDATAEYTVAYKPNVAFYECRGAAGWLSLEKTVNYIKETYPDIFLIADAKRGDIGNTSKMYASAFLENMPFDSITVAPYMGEDSVSPFLEYKNKWVILLALTSNKGAFDFQFFQEGEQKMFEKVLEKSQEWGTKDNMMYVVGATKAEMLGDIRKIAPKHFLLVPGVGAQGGSLQEVAKYGMNEACGLLVNSSRGIIFADTSENFAKTAGEKSKELQLEMEDLLKEKSVI